In Lycium ferocissimum isolate CSIRO_LF1 chromosome 7, AGI_CSIRO_Lferr_CH_V1, whole genome shotgun sequence, the sequence aagaagaaagataCAGACCTCATCTGGTGTTACAGGAACATCATGATCTGCTGCTTTAGTTGTCGGAGTAAGTATATTTTCTGTAAGCTTTTGATTTTTCATCAAGCCTGTAAAACACATTCATCTTCTTTACTCTAAGAACAAAAATCtaggggaaaaaataaaaagagaaagacaaaAGCTAAATAAAAACAGTGGCATTCATGCATTATACAAACCACACCATCTGGAAGGCTGTTGCCACAATAATTCCGAACCCCTTTATTGTAGACTGTCCAGAGTGATGTATCAGTGCTTCCAGTAACATATCCTCTTACTAGAAAAGGAAGATATCGTTAATATCTTAAGTCATGGCTTTATTGATTTATAATAAGTAACAAAATACTCACCAACAAACATAAACTACAATGAGAACTAGATTCAAGTATGACCGAGTAACTTCATGCAAAAAGCTTTTagaagtttctttctttttatttgataagtaaagtttttaaattataataatgGCATTAAAAGACTCTTGAAAACTTAGAAGCATAAATAACAGACACTTATTAGGAGGTTTTCAGCTTACACCCTTTATGACACCCATTATGAATTTCAATTGCATAATTACAAAGACACACTATTGGTTAGCTCCCTTCATCCCCAAAAGAGAGGGAGCATTAAGGATGCTTCAAAGTGACATCTAAAAAGACTTTCATTTGCATAATTGCAAGGACTTGCCTTCAAATGGCCCCCTTCCTcccaaaaaagagaaaggaaacgCTGGGGATGCTATGATAGCCATAGTAGTGACTAGTGACTCATATTTGTTCCAAAGGAAGATTCAAACATATAGATAGACTCTTTCAGCATTTCCCTCACAGTAAGAAGTCGCATGATAGTCCACAATTTATGCGCTTTAAGTTATGttaaattttcccttttattttatcttgtttttcttttctccgTCCTTTTTTTCCCTGGTGGGTTGGGTGGATAGGATCAGTAACCATGTTGAACTTTTTTTTCGATTGGTTAACCATGTTAAACTTGTAAAGTTGATAAATGAGAATTTTGACTAAATATATAAGCACCATAGACCAAGACGAGCCCCAGATTAAGAATAACATCCAGCTAACTTCTATTGTTTCTAAACATGCAGGTGGTGGAATATAACCAAAACTGATAATTTGGCTTACTTCAACAATTACCtcactatatacatatataaaagaacctaacacacacacatatagctCATTATATGTCGGTCAAGAAGTGATACAATTCTGAAGATTACCACTACAAAGTAGAAACTCACCAACAAATTCAACAGGAAAAACCAAACATTTCCTCGCAATAGTTACATTTCTATCAGGCACCGATACCACTGCATTAGGGGTAATATGTTGAGTTTTATTAAACCACCATAAACTTGTCTCATTAAGGACCTGTATACCCGCAATGCAACTAGGTTAAAGCTTGAAGACAGTGATCATGTTATACTTATTACTAATTGAATACATACTATCAATGTATTCTTTGTATAATTTCGGGAATAATAAATAACTTTACCTGGCCTTTGAAGGGGATGGAAGCAAGAATTCTGTCAAATGCACTTTGCCTATCTGTTGTCACCAATACAAGATAATCCCCTCCATCATATATATCTCTAACCTTCAGAACACATGGAATTTGTCATATATACATTCGACAACAAATCATATTTCAAAACTATGCATATAAATTTTGGATAAAGTTATCAACTTTccatcaagaaaaataaaatcccTTTATCAAAACTAAGCATTTAAACTTTTGGACAAAGTTCAAGCATCCCACATATATATCTGTcactaggggtgttcatggttcggtttgggtcggttattggttaaaaccataaccaaaccaatttagtcggtttttaaatgtctaaaaccataaccaaaccaagtaaaataataacacacacttggttattgtcggtttgattcggtttggttcggtttggttcggtttttcaatttattactagccgtgacaattcaaatattctctctctacattcttcaaatttcttattgAAGGCTCTTTTTTCTGCTGGTTTGACACAAGTAGATGAACTTTGTTGGGTATATTCTTGAAAGACATCTTTGAtggcaatgtaaaatgaaaagagatagtaggattTTAGTAGTTTTTTACCCTTATgcttacgacttattagagttgAGCCATTGTTTTTCaacttggacatattcttttaagacatgggccttaaaaataagtagaccaaaattaaattaataattaaaaggtataaaatatctttaattatttatgaaaagttaatattatacatataaataattataaattttatgtatataattatcggtttggggttatttattcggttattttttactataaccataaccaaaccaaatattatcggttttttttatcaaatttaaaaccaaaccaaaccaaatgtcggttttttttatTCGGCATTTAAAAATTTTcgatttggttttggttttaaccaaaactgtgaacagcCCTATCTGTCACACTCACTagctaaaagagaaaaaaaaaagtaaaccaAAACACCAAATACAGAATTACAAAAAAGCTTATGTatgcactaaaaaaaaattaaaacaaaaaagagaacaCAAGTCTTATTATGTATGTATTACCTTGCCTCTAATTTTGGACTTGAGTGCAGGTACAGTTAAATCAAGATGAGTTTCAGATAAGCAATTAGATATAGAACTTTTGATAGAGCTCATTACTTCTTCCTTGTGGTCATTATTGGTTAAGGCTACAAGGGGTACTGGATTTTGCTGCTGGTTTGACATAGTAGATGAAGTGATGGTTGggtatttcttgaattttgtaatCTTTGAGGATGTTGTTTGTGAGATTGAAAATCTTGGTTGGTTGATAGATTGAAGGTTTGTGTTTAGGGTTTTTGGAGGGTTTAAGGTTGGCAAACGATGAGCCATTGTTTTCCGattctttctcctttttgaGTTTTGTGAAGGTCTAAAAAGAGTTTACTTTGTGAGCTACGGCATATTTATAAAGAAACGGGACTgggaaagaagagaagaaataagACAACCATTGAACTATTTATTGGGGTTATTTCGTTGGGATAATTATCTCATTATAATTCAGTATGAAATATACaatattagttttttttaatttttaaattacaatcaaacctctctataatggcaGCAGCATTTATCCGAGAATTTCATGACTGCTATAGTGAGAtattgttatatatgtatactagcATTTTATGTTTATATCTCATTCagttgttataaataaaagtgcgcaaataattattattctgtactttttatgttaCATATAAACGAATACAATATACTTGTTAAGTTttaaatctcaattgattttcatatttcaataattaaaaatcaaaaagagtaataaattactaataaatCCATAACTAATTGTACCAtaccgataaagaattaaaCATATGtgtttaaaattaatttagaatttaaatatttcaaatatttcaaatttgatgtaataattctacaattgtaggttgtttcGTAAATTACAGTCTCtattttgtccaaactttcaaTAAAAGCGAAGTCAATAGCTTTACCTTGAAGGCTGTTTAAGAGCTTAACAACTGACTTTTCTATCTCAACCCAAGTAACAATTGACTCTTAACaagagtttttttatttttatacataatttatttcttctaaaatattattacataaTATTTGAGTGACTGTTATAgcgaaaattttacaaaaaactCACTAAAATGaatgatattattttataaatcaGAATCAACTGTTATAAGAAATATAAATATCAGGAAAAACGGACCAAAAATCTAGATTATagtgaaattttattataaagaggtttgactgtagtaATTTTGGAATTGTTTATATTGTAATAATTATGGTATTAATTTTTATACTATATTTTATGTCGGAAATAATGTTGGGATTATTAATTTAGGAACAAAGcaacaaaatgatatatttttccCTTCTTCTAAAGTTTGTCCGTTAGGGCTTGTTTGATCGGGGAACAAGTTATCTCGATATTAATCATCCCGTGATTAGTTATCCAGACattgttattccaccctcaTTATGGAATAAATAACACTATAATTTCAAGATAACTAATCCCGAATTAATTATCTTGGGACTTTATCTCAACGAAACGTGAGATACGACGGTACTAATATTTTATTTCAGGaatatttttgcttatccatcgaaccaaacgaccccttaaaaTTTTATAGTAAAAAGCAAGGTCAAATTGAAAATAGAAATTTAtctcaatttttccaacttaaTCAAACTGCATTCTATAATACCTCACAGTTCAAGTTTTAGTCCAATAAACCAAACATCATCAATAAAGGTAtctaaataatttcattattaTTTAATCTCAATATTATTATTCCATCATTGTAATTCCGGATAACTAAGtggataaaataaaaagttttactcttctttcttctttagaAAA encodes:
- the LOC132063488 gene encoding phosphoribosylaminoimidazole-succinocarboxamide synthase, chloroplastic, translating into MAHRLPTLNPPKTLNTNLQSINQPRFSISQTTSSKITKFKKYPTITSSTMSNQQQNPVPLVALTNNDHKEEVMSSIKSSISNCLSETHLDLTVPALKSKIRGKVRDIYDGGDYLVLVTTDRQSAFDRILASIPFKGQVLNETSLWWFNKTQHITPNAVVSVPDRNVTIARKCLVFPVEFVVRGYVTGSTDTSLWTVYNKGVRNYCGNSLPDGLMKNQKLTENILTPTTKAADHDVPVTPDEIVQRGLMTQADYDEVSRKAMSLFEFGQRVALDHGLILVDTKYEFGKGPDGQIYLIDEVHTPDSSRYWIAHSYQERFQNGLEPENIDKEFLRLWFKNHCNPYEDEVLPDAPEELVSELAWRYIFLFETITNSRFEMPGTKEPVHDRISRNVSQALSSLQ